Proteins encoded together in one Telopea speciosissima isolate NSW1024214 ecotype Mountain lineage chromosome 6, Tspe_v1, whole genome shotgun sequence window:
- the LOC122665438 gene encoding uncharacterized protein LOC122665438, with protein sequence MSLSQGSKSVLEYQQIFEEYFYFALTHLKIEEVKARRFERGLRANLSTSVVLHKYPTYAEVVQAAKLIEDQQRENYRAIQASKMPMPSHDSRGPNKFQRREAYTNVAPIQSRRPDVAQVPKSTSAPYYGPQTLVCYNCKESGYMVKDCPQPRRPGSWPAVTPKAPLAKTAVRPLISPPASKTHGRVYSITYEEAQSDPGVIIGMISVCSLPAYVLFDSGTSHSFISPSFAEKLSIELASMEQKLIVYTPTGSKVELDQAFNSCPARVSDHGLEASLIILDMRDFDIILGMDSSSTHGASLICAERKILFKSEEGNEFVFKGNKSKKPRKTIILGLQVQKLLAQGCQCYLASMLDTEAKITPMEEISQVAFLGHLVSAKGIEVDPGKVQSVVDWETPKSVTDIHSFLGLASYYRRFIENFLKISAPMTRLSRNGVKFKWSDDYERNFQDLKQRLISALVLTIPNGTEGIVVYCDAPKMGLSCVLMQNEKVVAHASFQLKDYERNYPTHDLELAAVVKYGDGRGVRDDEDDSDDDLEFMGSGPSAARTSGAPGGGGDILMAIRRLNLRVVDGFDEVKKQLSN encoded by the exons ATGAGCCTTAGCCAAGGATCCAAGTCTGTCCTTGAATATCAACAGAtctttgaggagtatttctaCTTTGCTttgacacacttgaagattgaggaaGTGAAAGCAAGAAGGTTTGAAAGGGGGCTTAGAGCCAACTTGAGTACTTCTGTGGTACTACAtaagtaccctacttatgcaGAAGTGGTTCAAGCCGCCAAATTGATAGAAGATCAACAGAGGGAGAATTATAGGGCCATACAAGCTAGTAAGATGCCAATGCCATCTCATGACTCTAGGGGACCTAATAAGTTCCAGAGGAGAGAGGCTTACACGAATGTAGCTCCAATTCAGTCCCGTAGACCTGATGTGGCCCAGGTGCCTAAATCCACATCTGCTCCTTATTATGGGCCCCAAACTCTTGTTTGTTACAATTGCAAAGAATCTGGTTATATGGTTAAGGATTGCCCACAACCTCGACGACCAGGTTCATGGCCAGCTGTGACTCCCAAGGCGCCCCTAGCCAAGACTGCTGTTCGCCCACTCATTTCTCCTCCAGCAAGCAAGACTCATGGGAGAGTATATTCTATCACTTATGAAGAAGCCCAGTCTGACCCTGGTGTCATCATAG gcatgatttcTGTGTGCTCCTTACCTGCATATGTGTTATTTGACTCGGGAACGTCGCActcctttatatcaccttcGTTTGCTGAGAAATTATCAATTGAACTGGCCAGTATGGAACAAAAGCTGATAGTTTATACACCGACTGGAAGCAAGGTCGAGCTTGACCAAGCCTTCAACTCTTGCCCTGCTCGAGTAAGCGACCATGGACTTGAGGCCAGTTTGATAATTCTAGATATGAGGGACTTTGATATCATTCTGGGAATGGATTCGTCGTCCACACATGGAGCTAGCCTAATCTGCGCAGAGAGGAAGATACTCTTCAAGTCAGAGGAAGGCAATGAATTTGTGTTCAAGGGCAACAAAAGTAAAAAGCCTAGAAAGACAATCATTTTGGGTCTCCAAGTACAGAAGCTCTTAGCGCAAGGTTGTCAATGCTACTTAGCCTCCATGTTGGACACTGAAGCTAAgattacacctatggaagagataagt CAAGTGGCTTTCTTAGGTCATCTAGTTTCTGctaagggtattgaagttgaccctgGTAAGGTACAGTCCgtagttgactgggagacacccaagagtGTTACAGATATTCACAGTTTCCTCGGTCTAGCTAGCTATTATAGGAGATTTATCGAGAATTTTTTAAAGATCTCTGCTCCTATGACTCGACTGTCTCGGAACGGAGTGAAGTTTAAGTGGTCAGATGACTACGAGAGGAACTTCCAGGATTTGAAGCAACGATTGATTTCGGCTCTGGTActtaccattccaaatggtaccGAAGGGATAGTAGTTTATTGTGATGCTCCAAAGATGGGCCTCAGCTGTGTTTTGATGCAGAATGAAAAAGTGGTAGCCCATGCTTCTTTTCAATTGAAGGATTATGAGaggaattacccaactcatgacttagagttggcggcTGTG GTCAAGTATGGAGATGGCAGAGGGgtcagagatgatgaggatgacagtgatgatgacctCGAGTTCATGGGTTCTGGACCATCTGCAGCAAGAACTTCAGGTGCACCAGGGGGTGGAGGTGACATCTTGATGGCTATCAGGCGACTGAACCTGAGGGTGGTAGATGGCTTTGATGAAGTCAAGAAGCAACTCTCCAACTAA